CTCGGGGAACGACTGCTCGCGGTCGCCCTCGGCCGCCGTCGGCCGAATCTCCTCGGCGGCGAACTCCCGCACCGCGTCCCGAATCTGGCGCTGCTCCGCAGAGAGGTCCATACCCGTTCTGTGGGAGGCTCCCGAGAAAAGGTGTCTGGTTTTCGTGTTTCTGCTCGGCTGGCTTTCTGGGCACAACCGAGGACCCGATAATTCTTCGAGAGACCGAGTCGCTCTAATGAGGGTCCCCGCCGTCTACTACTCCTCGAAAGCCCCGGTCGGCTCGACTCGGGACGCTCGCTGACCTACTCCTCCCGGAGGTAGTCGGCCACGTCGTCGGCGTCGGCGTCGAGGCCGCCGCCCTGCGCGAACGACGGGCGGCCGCCGCCACCGCCGCCGAACGCGTCGGTCACGTCGCCGACCACGTCGCCCGCGTCGGCGTCCGCGCCGTCAGCGGCGACCACGACGAACGTGTTGCCCTCGCCGCCCGCGACCGCGACCACGTCCGCGTCGTCACCGACCGCCTCTTTCGCGGCGTCGCCGACCTCGTTGGCGTCGAAGCCGTCGAGCGTGCCGACGAGCCACGTCTCGCCGTCCCTCGAGAGCGAGTCGAGGCCGGCGACGCGGGAGTCGAGCACCTCGCTCTTGAGGTCCGCGAGTTCGGCCTCCAGTCGCTCGTTCTCGGACTGGAGTCGGGCGGCGGCGTCGCCGAGTTCGTCCTCGGGGACGCCGAGCGTCGCGGCGGCGTCGAGAGACGCGCGCCGCACCGCGGCCTGTCGCTCGATGGCCGACGGACCGACCGCGAACTCGACGCGCGTCAGACCCTCGCCGGGGTTCGAGCGCGAGAGCACCGACACGGGACCGATTTCGCTCGTGTTCTCGACGTGCGTGCCGCCGCAGGCCGCCACGTCCCAGTCCGCGACGGTGACGACGCGCACGCTGTCGGCGTCCGCCATCACGCCCTCCTCGGTCTTCGTGTTGAACGCCACGTCATCGCGGCTTCGGGCTTCGTCGGCGGGCACCTGCTCCCACGTCACGTCGTGGGAGTCCCAGACTGCGCGGTTCGTCAACCGCTCCAGTTCCGCGAGCACGTCGTCGTCGATGTCCGTGCTCGTCTCGAAGTCCACGCGAACCTTCTCCTCGGAGATGTCGAAGCCGCCGTAGCCGAGGTCCTCCAGAACGCGCCGGCCCGCGCCGTAGAGGACGTGGCTCGCGGTGTGCGCGCGCCGACAGTACCGCCGGAACTCGGGGTCGACTTCGCCCTGCACCGCCTCGCCCTCGCCGAAGTCGGGTTCGGCTTCGAGGACGTGGACCACCTCGCCGTCGGCCTCGTGGACGTGCTCGACCTGCACGCCGCCGACGGTGCCGCGGTCCGCGGGCTGTCCGCCGCCCGCCGGGTAGAAGTACGTCTCCGAGAGCGTCACGTCCGTGCCCGACACGCCCGTCACCGTCGCTGTGAAACTCGTGGTGTACGGGGCCGCGGGCGCGAGCGACTCTGCCATACCCGTGGGGAGTCGCCCGCGGTAGAAAAACGGTCCGGCGTTACTCCTCGCTCAGTTCCACGTCGAGGAACTCCTCGAGGGCGGCGATGACGGAACCGCCGACGTTCGCCTGCGTCGCGCGCCCCTGCTCGACGGCGAGCAAGTCCTTCCCGTCGAGGTCGAGTTCGTCGGCGAGTTCCTCGCGCTGGAGACCGGCGTCCTGTCGCGCGCGAACCACGCGCTCGCCGTAGTCCGAGACGAGGTACGGGAGTTGGTCGCCCTCGTAGTTCGTTCCTTCTTCCTCCCAGTGCGTGGAGTCGCCGCGCGTCGCGGCGTCGAACTGTCGCGCCGTGTTCTGTGCGGCGCGCTTCTTGCGCTCGACGTCGGAGTCGCCGTCGTCGGTGTCGGCGTCCGGGCTCTCGTCGTGGCTCGCGCAGTCCGGGCAGACGGTGAGTTCCGCCCCGGCGACGTTCGCCGACCGCAGCGAGTCGGAGGCAGACCCACACAGTTCGCAGGTCTGGCCGCCCCCACCGCTGCCGGCGCCGCCGGTCGAATACTTCGGCATACCCTGCGGTATGGAAGCGCCGACATTTCAATACCCCGCTTGTCGCCCGGGTAGCACTAAGTACCCGGAGTGCGAGCGCCCCGATATGCCCGCCGACATCGCCGACCGCGTCTACCTCGCGTCACTCGACAGCGAGGACCTCGCGGCCGCGTTCGGGGACGGGTACGAGACCGCGACGGAGCCGCCGGCGGTCTCGGGCCTCCTGCGGTCGCTCGCCGACACGCACGCGTGGGCGACCCGCGACACCGACGTGCTCGCGTCCCTCGACCGCGGCGACTACGTGCTGTTCCACCGCGACTGGGGACTCCGCGCGGTCGGACAGGTGTGGTCGACCACCGCCGACAGCGACGAGGTCGCGCGCCACACCGCCGTCGACGACCCCGCGGGGGAGTGGGGCGTCGTCACGCTCACGAACGTCCAGCCCGCCCTCGACACCGTCTCGCTGTTGTCCTTGGACGCCGGGGACGCTCAGCGGGACCGGTCGCTGTACCGAATCGAGGACGCGGTCGCGCGCGACCTCCGCAGTCGCTTCACGACGCCCGCGCGCCTGATAGAGGAGACCGTCGCGAACCCGCTCGCGTTCGACGTCCCGCCCGGCGGCACGCCGCCCGACCGGCGCCCCGACCCGCCCGAGAACGGACGGGACACCGCTGTCTCGACGCCCGAGACCGCGGTGAGCGCGCACCTCGACGCGCTCGACGGCGTGCGCACAACCGCGTGGCGCGTGCTCGCGCTCGGGGCGTTCCTCGTCGCCGCGACGCTCGCCGTCGTCCAGCAGTACCGGCCCGCGGACGGCGACCCGTTCTCGCTCACGCTGCCGGTGTCGGCAGGCGTCGTCGCCGTCGGCGTCGGCGGCGCGCTCGCCGTCGGCGTCGTCCTCCACGGCGCGCTCAAACCGCGGCCGGGCCTCGGACGGTTCACGCGCGAGCAGACCGGCGCGACGCGACGCGCCGGCGCCACGGAATCCGGGAGCGACGCCAGCGCGCACCTCGCGAACGCCACGCGAGCCTACTGCGCGCACCTCGCACACCTCACGCGCCGCCTCGGTGCGGTCACCGCCGTCGCCGCGGTCGGCGTCGTCGTCGGCGCCGTCTACCTCGCGTACGGCCTCGGCGTGCAGGTGTCGCCGGCCGTCCGCCCGCTGTCGCTCGTCGCGCTCGCCGTCTTCCCCGCGCTCGCCGTCGCCGCGACGCTGTACGCGTTCCGGCGGCGCGTCGTCGACGCAGTGGGCGACCTCCCGGACCTCGGCGCCGGCGTCCCGTCGCCCGCGCGCTCGCTCGCGGACCGAGCCGACGCCGCGAAACGACGCGTGTCCGAGGTCGCGAGCCGCATCAAGTAGTCGGCCGAACACGCTAGCCAGCCTGCGAGCTCTTCCCAACTGCTCGGAACCAGAAGGGTTCATTTATCCCGGCGCGACCAATAGTCGGACAGAGATGAGTCCCAGCGAGGACGTCCTGTTCGCGTGCCCGGACTGCGGGGAGACCATGCAGGTCAACCCCGCCATGCGGGACGCACTCGTCGAGAACGGGTGCGTGGTCTGTGGCTCCCCGGTCCCCGAGGACGCGTTCGAGGCGGACGACGCGACCGCGGAGTGACACAGACGGGCGACCCCTCGCAGCCGCCGGCGTGAGATGGGCAACTATAAAGACATTCACCGACAACCACCCGGCGTACCACCGATGGCCCTGGAGAAACAGACCGAGATGTCGACGGCGGACACCGACGCTCTCCTCGGCCGCCACGAGACCGGCGTCCTGTCGCTCGCGCGCGACGACGCCCCGTACTCGATTCCGATTTCCTACGGCTACGACGCCGAACGCCGCACGTTCTACCTCCGCCTCGTCTCCACGCCCGACAGCGAGAAGCGGGAGTTCCTCTCGTCGTCCCCCGACGCCCGCCTCGTCGTCCAGGAGGAAGACGAACCGACGTACCGCAGCGCCGTCGCGAAGGGCACCCTCGAAGAGGTGTCCACCGACGAGATGACCGTCGACCACATCGAGCAGTTCGGGGACGCGAAACGCCCCCTGTTCGAGGTGTGGGGAGAGTCCAAACGCGACCTCACCATCCAACTCTACGAGTTCGACGCCGACGACATCAGCGGCCGCCACATCGAACTCGACGCCGACGGGTACTGACCGCCGGCGCTTCGCTCTGGTCTCCCGAACGTGTTCGTCACCCGAATCCCCACACTCAAGTGCGGTCCAGTCCTCCCATCTGGGGATGCCCGCCGGGATTCGCGTGACCGTCGAGTTCCCCTCGCCGCCAGTCTGTCCCATCGCCGACCTCTCCGCGCGCGCCAACACCGTCGTCAACGACGTGTCGACGAGCGTCGGCGGTGACGACGGCTGTGTCTCCGAGTTCCTCGTCGACGCCGACGCCGTCCCCGACGACTACGACGCCGACCCCGTGTTCACGTACGCCGACCGCCACCTCTACCGGGTCGAACACGACCCGGACAGCGACTGCCCGTGTTCTGTTCTCGGGGAGTTCGACACGCCCGTCGACCGGTACTACGCGCGCGACGGCGACCTCGAAGTCGTCTTCCACGCCGGCGAGTTCGCGGAACTCCAGACCATCGTCGGCGACCTCCGCGAGCGCTTCCCGGACGCCGACATCCAGCGTCTCGTGCGCGCGCCGACCGAAGCGACCGCCCGCGACACCGTCTTCGTGGACCGCGGGAAACTCACCGACCGGCAACTCGAAGTCCTCGAAACCGCCCACGAGATGGGGTACTTCCGGCGACCGCGCGGCGCGAACGCCACCGAAATCGCCGCGGAACTCGACATCTCGCCGTCGACGTTCACCGAACACCTGCTCGCCGCGCAGTCCAAACTCCTCGACGACGTGCTGGAAGGCGGCGACTGACCCGTCTGCTCCCGTGAATCCGCAGGAGTACTTAAACCCCCCACGATAGCGAGGCTCCGGATACCTCCCCCCGGAGTGCCTTCCATGTAGTATGAGCCAGTCGCAGATTGCAGTCGCCGGTCGCACGCAGACGAGCACCGACGAGCCGACGCACGTCACCGACACCGAATCCATCCAGTCCGTCCTCGACGCCCTCGACGACACGGACTGCCGCCGCATCCTCGAAGCCACCCGCGAGGACGCCATGACCGCCGGCGAAATCGCCGACGAGTGCGACCTCGCGTCCTCGACGGCCTACCGCAAAATCGACCTGCTCGCCGACGCCGACCTGCTCACCGAGGAACTCCGCATCCGGCGCTCCGGTAAGCACGTCAGCGAGTACACCTGCGCCATCGAGGACGTCACGCTCTCGGTCGCCACCGACGGCGGCGTCGAACTCTCCGTCTCCCATTGTGACACCGGCGCCGAGAGTTTCCCCGCACTCGACTGACCGTGTCCAGCACGCGCGACGGCGACGCCACTGCCGACGTCGAGACGGACTACTAGACGGTCGCTGCTCTCTCTCGCAGAAGAACCGACAGCGAGTGCTGTCGAGTGTAACTTCGGTAGGATTGTGCGTGGGTGATGTCCCATGCGAGGGAATCACCGTGCATCGCGTGTCCTCGGCGGCTTCGCCGCCTCGGTGTTCGGCGGGCGTTCGCCCGCCCTAGCGATGCGTGGGACCGGATTTGAACCGGCGAACCTCTACAGGACAGCGCCCTCAACGCTGCGCCTTTGGCCTAGCTTGGCTACCCACGCTCGCTGCGTGCTTTGCTGCAATACTTCGTTCCCGCCGCCCGATTAAAACCCCTACGATTTGGCCGCCCCGCGTGGGTTCGAGACACGGAACCGATTTGGGACGGCGCGACAAACCCCCGAACATGGCAGACGGATTCGTTCGACGGCACGTCCCGTCGCTCGCGGCGGTGCTCGGACTGGTCTCCATCGCGGTGGTCGTCGCGGCCGTCCGCGGCGTCGTCCCGGCGAGCGCGCTCCCGCACGCCCCCGACTGGTTCGTGAGCGCGATTCCGACGCTGAACGCCGCGATTAGCGCGACGGCCATCGCCACCATCCTCGCGGGGTGGCGCTGGATTCGCCGCGGCGACGTGGACAAGCACCGCGCCGCGATGCTCTCGACGACGCTGCTGTTCGCCGCGTTCCTCGGCCTCTACCTCTACCGCCTCGTCGTCCACGGCACCACCGAGTTCCCCGGCGACGGCGCCGTCTACACGTTCGTCTACCTCCCGGTGCTGATAATCCACATGGGGCTGGCGATGGTCTGCATCCCGCTGGTCTACTACGTCCTCCTGCTCGCGGGCACCCGCCCCGTCGCAGAAATCTACGACACGAACCACGCCAAAGTTGGGCGCGTCGCCGCCGCCCTGTGGCTCGTGTCCTTCGCGCTCGGCATCGTCGTCTACCTGCTGTTGTACGTGCTGTACTAACTCCGGCTGTACGCGTTCTACTGACTCGCGTTCACCGGCGTCGCGTCGTCGGCCCACCCCGGGCGTTCGACGCTCGTCGCGGGCGACCACGCGAGTTCGCTCACGTACCGCGTCCGCGAACGGTCCGTCTCCGACGTCCACGACCGCGTCAGCGACAGCACGCGCCCGGACTCGGCGACGGTCACCGTCGCGTTGTACTCGACGACCGGCTGGCGGCCGCTGTACGTCCCGTTCTCGGCGACGAGCGTCGTCACCGTCCGACCGTCGCGCTCGGCCACGTCCGCGACGGCGTAGTTCGCGTTCGACAGCGTGACGTTCACGATGCGGGCCTTCGACGCGGCGCCGAGCACGGCGCGGTTCCAGAACGACGACCGGTTCCGCGAACGCACCGTGACGTTCCCCTCGCGTTCGACCCGGGAGACGAGCGTCGACTCGTTGGCGTAGTAGCGCTCGTCGAGGCGCGTCGTCGCGTTGCCCCGCGTCGTGGTCGCACTCACCGACCACCGAAGTTCGGACGCGTTCGCCGTCAAGCGCGCCGTCTCGCTCGCGTCGACGGCCACCGTCCGATTGTTCACGGTGCCGTTCGTCCGCGTCGTCGCCGTCAGTACCGCGCCGCGCTCCACGACGCTCGCGCGGTGGGCTTCGGCGAGCGCGCTCGCGTTCTCCACGCCGTCCGCCGACACTCCCGGCGGGTAGCCCGACGCGGCGGACTGCGTGGTCGTGGCGGGGCTCGTCGTCGGTTCGTCGGTCGTAGCGGCGTCTGTCGTCGTTCCCGTCGCCGTCGGGTCGCTCGGCGCGCTCGCACCGCTACAGCCCGCGAGCACGAGGAGGGCGACGACGGCGACCGCTGGCAGGGCGTCTCGCACGCTCGAACCGACGGACTGCTCGGGGAAAAGGCGGTCGCGCTCTCGCGACGACTGAGAACGGTCAGTCGTCGCCCGCGGCGTCGATTGCGGGGCGCTCGGCGTCCCGGTCGCTCGCCTCGCCGGCCACGTCGTAGGGGTACTCGCCGGTCACGCAGCCGGCACACAGGTCTGCCTCGGACTTCCCGATGGCGTCCGTGACCGCGTCCAAGGAGAGATAGGAGAGGCTGTCCGCGCCGATTTCCTCGGCAATCTCCTCGGCGGTCTTGTCCGACGCGATGAGTTCGTCGCGGGTCGCCATGTCGATGCCCATGTAGCAGGGCGCGTTGATGGGCGGCGCGCCGATGCGGACGTGGACCTCGCTGGCGCCCGCCTCGCGCACGAGGTCGACGAGTTGGCCGCTGGTCGTCCCGCGCACGATGGAGTCGTCGATGATGGTGACCGCGCGGTCCTCGACGGTGGACTTGATGGGGTTGAGTTTCAGGCGGACCGCACGCTCGCGGGCCTCCTGGGTCGGCATGATGAACGTCCGGCCGACGTACCGATTCTTCATCAGGCCCTCCGCGAACTCGACGCCCTCGCCCTCGCTCTGGGCCTGCTCGGCGTACCCGGAGGCGAAGGCGCGCCCGGAGTCGGGCACCGGCATCACCACGTCGCTCTCGACGCCGGCCTCCCGCCAGAGGTGGCGGCCGAGTTCGCGGCGCACCTCGTAGACGAGTTCCTCGTCGATGACGGAGTCGGGGCGCGCGAAGTAGACGTACTCGAAGAAGCAGTGTGCGGTGTTCGGCTCCTCCACGAGTTGGTAGGAGTCGTAGCCCGTGCCGTCCTCGTGGAGGACGACTAGTTCGCCGGGCTTTACGTCTCGCACGAGTTCGCCGCCGACCGTGTCGATGGCGGCGGACTCGCTGGCGAGGATGTAGCCGTCGTCGAGTTCGCCGAGCACGAGCGGGCGGTTCCCGAGCGGGTCGCGCACGCCGAGGACGGTGTCGTCGTGCATGATGGTCAGCGAGTACGACCCGTGGATGCGGCTCATCGTCTCCTTCACGGCGCGCACGAGGTCCGCTTCGAGGAGGTTGCGCGCGAGGTCGTGGGCGATGACCTCGGTGTCCCCGTCGCTCGTGAACGCGTGCCCGCTGGCCGCGAGTTCCTCGCGCACGTCGTCGGCGTTCACGAGGTTGCCGTTGTGCGAGAGGCCGAGCGCGCCGCCCTTGAACGAGACGGAGAAGGGCTGTGCGCAGGACTTGTCGACGCTCCCCGCCGTGGGATAGCGGACGTGGCCGATGGCGGCCGACCCGTGGAGGGCGTCCACGTCGGCCTCGTCGAACGCGTCGCCGACGAGACCCATGCCGACGTGCTGGTGTTGCTGGAAGCCGTCGTGGCTGACGATGCCCGCGGACTCCTGCCCGCGGTGCTGGAGCGCGTACAGGGCGTAGTACGTGGGGAGGGCGGCCTCCCGGTCGGACAGCGACACGCCGACGACGCCGCACTTCTCTGTCGGGTGGTCGAACTCGGGGCCGTCCTCGCGCCCGCCTGTCATGGACGTCAGTATCCCCCCGACCCGCCTAAAACTTCCGCAACCGTGTCGAACTCGCCGACAATCCGTGATTTTCTATGCACGTTCGTGGTGTAGGGGGTCGCGGACTCGGGTGCCAACGGTTCGGCGTGCGAGCCGACGGCTCCCGGCGGAACTGGCGGAGAGAACACGAACCGTCGCAGAGCAGTGGCTACGCAGTCGAGCGTCGCGTCAGAAGTGAGAGGAGCGGAACAGTCAGTTGTCGCCGTTCTTGCCCTGCCAGCTGTAGTCTCGGCGACTCGCCGTCTTGCCGAACCCGCAGGACGAACAGACCTTCTTCTTCGTGTGGTAGGACTTCTCACCGCAGCGGCGGCACTTCGTGTGCGTCGTGATGTTCTTCTTCCCCTGACTCGGGGTTCCGGCGCCAGTCATGGTTTGATGGAGACGACGTTGTCGCCACGGATAATGATTGTGTCTTCGGATTCGATGACGACGTTCATGTGCTGGTCGTAGCCCGTGAGAACGCCCGTGAACTCCTCGCCGTCCTTCAGGCGAACAGTCACAGACTCCTCGAGGGACTCCTCGAGCACGTCGAGTGGTCGGCCGCTCATACTCACATCCCGGCGTGTCGCCCGCTTAAGGCTACCGAACCAGAGTCAGAGGTCGACCGCGAACGACTCGCGGTCGGCCTCCCGGTCGGCGAACGCCGCGAGCAGTTCCGCGGCACCGACCACGTCCGCCGTGTCGACGACCTCGACCGGCGTGTGCATGTAGCGATTCGGCACGCCGAGCATCAGTGTCGGGATGCCGCCGCGCTGGGTGTACAGCGTGTCCGCGTCCGTCCCCGTCCGGAGACCGTCGGTCTCCACCTGCACGTCGAGGCCGTCGGCGTCGGCCGCGTCGAGTACCGCGCGCACCACGTTCGGGTGGTTCGCCGCGCCGCGGGCGACCGTCGGACCGTCGCCGAGCGCAACCTCGCTCGCGCGGTCGCCCGGATATGTGGGGTTGTCCGCGGCGTGAGTCACGTCCACGACCACGGCGGCGTCCGGGTCGAGGTCGAAGGCCACCATCTCCGCGCCCTTCGTCCCGAGTTCCTCCTGGACGGTGCTGACCGCGTGAATTGTGCAGTCGACGCCGCGCTCGGCCGCCCGGCGGAGCGCCTCGGCGGCCACCCAGAGGCCGGCGCGGTTGTCCAGCGCGCGCGCCGACAGCCGCGTCCCCGCCAGTTCGCGGGTCGGCACGGCGGGCGTCGCGGGGTCGCCGACGGAGACCAACTCGCGGGCGTGGTCGCCGTCCTCGGCGCCGACGTCGACGCGCTGTTCGGTCACGTCGGCGGCCTCGTCGTCGCCGCCGCGCCCGCGGAGGTGGACCGCCGTCTGCCCGATGACGCCCGACACCGGTCCGTCCTCGGTGTGGACGTCGACGGGCGCCCCCTCGGTGACTGTGTTGTCCATCCCGCCGACCGGTTCGACGCGCAGGAAGCCGTCGTCCTCGATTTTCGCCACGACGAACCCGATTTCGTCCGCGTGGCCCGCGAACGCGAGTTCGGTCGCGTCGGGGTCGTCGCTCCCGCGATAGGTCGCCACCGCGTTCCCGTACGCGTCGGTGCGCACGTCGTCCGCGAACTCGGCGACGTACTCCGTCCAGACGCGTTGCACTTCGACCTCGTGGCCGGAGGGACCGGGGACCGCGAGGAGGTCGTCGAGGAACGAACGCTGAGAGTCGTCCATGCACGCCCTCGCCCGTCTTCGACCTTGAACCCACGGGAGTCGGAACCCCGTGAGCGGTTCCCCCACAACGGCTATACGTCCGTTCGGCGAACAGACACCTATGGGAATCATCGAGTTCCACCTCCACGACCCCGACTTCGACTTCTCACCCTCCATGACGAAGGGTGCCGACATCGAGGACGCCGACGAATCGACCGACGACGAGGCCTTCGACTGGGAGAGCGAGACCGAGGAGTCGGGCGGCTCCGGCGGTCTCGGCGCAATCGTCGCGCTCGTCGCGCTGGTCGTCGTCGCGGCGCTCGTCGGCATGAAGCGCCGGCGCGGCGGCAGCGACGACGAAGAGGAGGACTTCGAGGACATCGACGACATCGACGCCTAACGGCAGAAGGGACTTTACGCTCGGTCGCCGAGTAGCGGTATGACGCTCCTCGAGAGTGTGCGGGCCGTCGCCGACGCGAGCGGCGACGGCGCCATCGACTGGGACGCGGTCGCCGCCGCCGCGAAAGCCGCGACCGACCCCGGCGACCTCGACCTCTCGCAGGCCGAGGCAGACGCCTACGCCGCCGACGTGCGGGACGCCCGCGAGCGCATCCGCGAGGTCGCCGGCGTCGACTTCGACGTCCCC
The nucleotide sequence above comes from Halobacterium litoreum. Encoded proteins:
- a CDS encoding alanine--tRNA ligase-related protein, translated to MAESLAPAAPYTTSFTATVTGVSGTDVTLSETYFYPAGGGQPADRGTVGGVQVEHVHEADGEVVHVLEAEPDFGEGEAVQGEVDPEFRRYCRRAHTASHVLYGAGRRVLEDLGYGGFDISEEKVRVDFETSTDIDDDVLAELERLTNRAVWDSHDVTWEQVPADEARSRDDVAFNTKTEEGVMADADSVRVVTVADWDVAACGGTHVENTSEIGPVSVLSRSNPGEGLTRVEFAVGPSAIERQAAVRRASLDAAATLGVPEDELGDAAARLQSENERLEAELADLKSEVLDSRVAGLDSLSRDGETWLVGTLDGFDANEVGDAAKEAVGDDADVVAVAGGEGNTFVVVAADGADADAGDVVGDVTDAFGGGGGGRPSFAQGGGLDADADDVADYLREE
- a CDS encoding helix-turn-helix domain-containing protein — its product is MPKYSTGGAGSGGGGQTCELCGSASDSLRSANVAGAELTVCPDCASHDESPDADTDDGDSDVERKKRAAQNTARQFDAATRGDSTHWEEEGTNYEGDQLPYLVSDYGERVVRARQDAGLQREELADELDLDGKDLLAVEQGRATQANVGGSVIAALEEFLDVELSEE
- a CDS encoding DUF7560 family zinc ribbon protein, giving the protein MSPSEDVLFACPDCGETMQVNPAMRDALVENGCVVCGSPVPEDAFEADDATAE
- a CDS encoding pyridoxamine 5'-phosphate oxidase family protein, with amino-acid sequence MALEKQTEMSTADTDALLGRHETGVLSLARDDAPYSIPISYGYDAERRTFYLRLVSTPDSEKREFLSSSPDARLVVQEEDEPTYRSAVAKGTLEEVSTDEMTVDHIEQFGDAKRPLFEVWGESKRDLTIQLYEFDADDISGRHIELDADGY
- a CDS encoding helix-turn-helix domain-containing protein, whose product is MPAGIRVTVEFPSPPVCPIADLSARANTVVNDVSTSVGGDDGCVSEFLVDADAVPDDYDADPVFTYADRHLYRVEHDPDSDCPCSVLGEFDTPVDRYYARDGDLEVVFHAGEFAELQTIVGDLRERFPDADIQRLVRAPTEATARDTVFVDRGKLTDRQLEVLETAHEMGYFRRPRGANATEIAAELDISPSTFTEHLLAAQSKLLDDVLEGGD
- a CDS encoding winged helix-turn-helix domain-containing protein yields the protein MSQSQIAVAGRTQTSTDEPTHVTDTESIQSVLDALDDTDCRRILEATREDAMTAGEIADECDLASSTAYRKIDLLADADLLTEELRIRRSGKHVSEYTCAIEDVTLSVATDGGVELSVSHCDTGAESFPALD
- a CDS encoding DUF420 domain-containing protein; the protein is MADGFVRRHVPSLAAVLGLVSIAVVVAAVRGVVPASALPHAPDWFVSAIPTLNAAISATAIATILAGWRWIRRGDVDKHRAAMLSTTLLFAAFLGLYLYRLVVHGTTEFPGDGAVYTFVYLPVLIIHMGLAMVCIPLVYYVLLLAGTRPVAEIYDTNHAKVGRVAAALWLVSFALGIVVYLLLYVLY
- the purF gene encoding amidophosphoribosyltransferase: MTGGREDGPEFDHPTEKCGVVGVSLSDREAALPTYYALYALQHRGQESAGIVSHDGFQQHQHVGMGLVGDAFDEADVDALHGSAAIGHVRYPTAGSVDKSCAQPFSVSFKGGALGLSHNGNLVNADDVREELAASGHAFTSDGDTEVIAHDLARNLLEADLVRAVKETMSRIHGSYSLTIMHDDTVLGVRDPLGNRPLVLGELDDGYILASESAAIDTVGGELVRDVKPGELVVLHEDGTGYDSYQLVEEPNTAHCFFEYVYFARPDSVIDEELVYEVRRELGRHLWREAGVESDVVMPVPDSGRAFASGYAEQAQSEGEGVEFAEGLMKNRYVGRTFIMPTQEARERAVRLKLNPIKSTVEDRAVTIIDDSIVRGTTSGQLVDLVREAGASEVHVRIGAPPINAPCYMGIDMATRDELIASDKTAEEIAEEIGADSLSYLSLDAVTDAIGKSEADLCAGCVTGEYPYDVAGEASDRDAERPAIDAAGDD
- a CDS encoding 50S ribosomal protein L37e; the encoded protein is MTGAGTPSQGKKNITTHTKCRRCGEKSYHTKKKVCSSCGFGKTASRRDYSWQGKNGDN
- a CDS encoding LSM domain-containing protein, with amino-acid sequence MSGRPLDVLEESLEESVTVRLKDGEEFTGVLTGYDQHMNVVIESEDTIIIRGDNVVSIKP
- a CDS encoding M20/M25/M40 family metallo-hydrolase, translating into MDDSQRSFLDDLLAVPGPSGHEVEVQRVWTEYVAEFADDVRTDAYGNAVATYRGSDDPDATELAFAGHADEIGFVVAKIEDDGFLRVEPVGGMDNTVTEGAPVDVHTEDGPVSGVIGQTAVHLRGRGGDDEAADVTEQRVDVGAEDGDHARELVSVGDPATPAVPTRELAGTRLSARALDNRAGLWVAAEALRRAAERGVDCTIHAVSTVQEELGTKGAEMVAFDLDPDAAVVVDVTHAADNPTYPGDRASEVALGDGPTVARGAANHPNVVRAVLDAADADGLDVQVETDGLRTGTDADTLYTQRGGIPTLMLGVPNRYMHTPVEVVDTADVVGAAELLAAFADREADRESFAVDL